A window of Pantoea agglomerans contains these coding sequences:
- a CDS encoding glycosyltransferase family 9 protein, producing MNYVLLFLLFLPVKWVMKLLHPRTGKNLVIQTAKIGDFVNITPLLAHLQKSDALLSRSVAPLAERDDTLETLWYIEDYKSSLMKKFRLVWQLLNRYDNIYLLHPNNLNLFVAACCNASNKQFLTTYKRKAYQDIFYLTASGVVSHEKNTLTVENYLKLADRSFTKESYPTHATRPLWQPDTLPEEIFSGQGAKIGFSITAGNQAKTIPPTIWKTLFDSLDDLPCTFYAFGAPNEQTRLQELFKVTGERKNIVNLIGKLPLESLPAAIAEMDFYVASDSGNVYIADAQQVPVILIYGPCSVEEQRPLGDVLLIGPDHIAPSSFVFEALYQFHHPAEQLYRLDARKLNDIHDFISARLDKQLARRKNKRTI from the coding sequence TTGAATTACGTACTACTTTTTCTGCTGTTTCTGCCGGTGAAATGGGTGATGAAGCTGCTGCATCCCCGCACGGGCAAAAACCTGGTGATTCAGACAGCGAAAATCGGCGATTTCGTGAATATCACGCCGCTGCTGGCGCATCTGCAAAAAAGCGATGCGCTGCTCAGCCGCAGCGTTGCGCCGCTGGCGGAGCGCGACGATACGCTGGAAACCCTCTGGTATATCGAAGATTACAAAAGCAGCCTGATGAAGAAGTTTCGGCTGGTGTGGCAGCTTCTTAACCGTTACGACAATATCTATCTGCTGCATCCCAACAACCTGAACTTATTTGTCGCCGCCTGCTGCAACGCCAGCAATAAGCAATTTTTAACCACCTATAAGCGTAAAGCCTATCAGGACATTTTTTACCTGACCGCCAGCGGCGTGGTCAGCCACGAAAAAAACACGCTAACGGTAGAGAACTACTTAAAGCTGGCCGATCGTTCTTTTACCAAAGAGAGCTATCCTACGCACGCAACCCGCCCGCTCTGGCAGCCGGACACGCTGCCGGAGGAGATTTTTTCCGGTCAGGGCGCAAAGATCGGGTTTAGCATCACCGCAGGCAACCAGGCTAAAACCATTCCTCCCACTATCTGGAAAACGCTGTTCGATAGTCTGGACGATTTACCCTGCACCTTTTACGCTTTTGGCGCCCCGAATGAGCAGACCCGCCTGCAGGAGCTCTTCAAGGTAACCGGCGAGCGCAAGAATATTGTTAATCTTATCGGTAAGCTCCCGCTGGAAAGCCTGCCGGCCGCTATTGCCGAAATGGACTTTTATGTCGCCTCGGACTCGGGAAATGTCTATATCGCCGACGCGCAGCAGGTGCCGGTTATTTTGATATATGGGCCGTGCAGCGTTGAAGAGCAACGCCCGCTTGGCGACGTGCTGTTGATTGGTCCAGATCATATCGCGCCCTCCTCGTTTGTCTTTGAGGCGCTCTATCAGTTCCATCATCCGGCGGAACAGCTCTACAGGCTGGACGCGCGCAAGCTTAACGATATTCACGATTTTATTTCCGCCAGGCTGGACAAGCAGCTGGCGCGACGGAAAAACAAACGGACAATATGA
- a CDS encoding glycosyltransferase — protein sequence MIIDGLPGGGAEKVVLTLAEGLVALGHRVSLFSLRSVCDYPIPEGVDYRVIKDRCKSPWRKLTETHRRARLLDQALNQTQSAEGDFDLVLSHLHKTDRIVKHSRVLDPQKTWYCLHGVFSASYLARKSGFSLWLKRLKIRHVYQNRQLIAVSPYVLEDLTENVGVRPSRTQVIANPFDFEQIKQLAAKPCPLAGTDFILHVGRFHETKRHDRLLAAYAQSGIQAPLVLLGQGSPERAAQLRRQADSLGIAERVVFQGFQANPYPWIRHARLLVVSSDSEGFGNVLVEALICQTPVVSTRCPGGPATILTHDLARGLAEMNAASLAEKMREIYHNPPELHHLDLSIYSLSVICEQYLQLAQRSHTELSAAPQLTS from the coding sequence ATGATCATTGATGGCTTACCTGGCGGAGGCGCGGAGAAAGTCGTGCTGACGCTGGCGGAAGGGCTGGTGGCGCTGGGTCATCGCGTCTCGCTCTTCTCTTTGCGTAGCGTATGCGATTACCCGATACCTGAAGGCGTCGATTACCGTGTGATTAAAGATCGCTGTAAAAGTCCCTGGCGTAAACTCACCGAAACCCATCGCCGCGCGCGCCTGCTCGACCAGGCGCTTAACCAGACGCAAAGCGCAGAGGGCGACTTTGACCTGGTGCTTTCGCATCTCCATAAAACCGATCGCATCGTCAAACATTCGCGCGTGCTGGATCCGCAAAAAACCTGGTATTGCCTGCACGGCGTCTTTTCAGCATCCTATCTGGCGCGTAAATCAGGCTTCTCTTTGTGGCTGAAGCGCCTGAAAATCCGCCATGTCTACCAGAATCGCCAGCTGATTGCCGTCTCGCCCTACGTGCTGGAAGACCTGACTGAAAACGTCGGCGTGCGGCCGAGCCGCACCCAGGTGATCGCGAATCCGTTCGATTTCGAACAAATTAAGCAGCTGGCGGCTAAACCCTGCCCGCTGGCCGGTACCGATTTTATTCTTCATGTTGGCCGCTTTCACGAAACCAAACGCCACGACAGGCTGCTGGCGGCCTATGCGCAAAGCGGTATTCAGGCTCCGCTGGTGCTGCTTGGCCAGGGCAGCCCTGAGCGCGCAGCGCAGCTGCGTCGCCAGGCGGATAGCCTGGGTATTGCAGAGCGCGTCGTCTTTCAGGGGTTTCAGGCGAATCCCTATCCCTGGATACGTCATGCCCGGCTGCTGGTCGTCAGCTCCGACAGCGAAGGCTTCGGCAACGTGCTGGTCGAAGCCTTAATCTGCCAGACGCCGGTGGTCAGCACGCGCTGCCCCGGCGGACCGGCAACCATCCTGACGCACGATTTGGCGCGTGGACTCGCAGAGATGAACGCCGCCTCTCTGGCGGAGAAAATGCGTGAGATTTATCATAACCCGCCCGAGTTGCATCATCTCGACCTGAGCATTTATAGTCTCTCGGTTATTTGCGAGCAGTATTTGCAGCTTGCGCAGCGGTCGCACACGGAATTATCTGCCGCTCCGCAGCTTACGAGCTAA
- a CDS encoding glycosyltransferase, which yields MTGQPDSSPLLSIISPMYNAGEMFDAFMQSLLAQTLTSLEIIIVDDGSTDDSGARADAWAAQHPHIRVIHQENGGVSRARNAGLRVARGKYVTFPDSDDTMRPEMYKTLVEMAEQDDLDAAQCNAEWYFQRDQRTRPMIPLDRLRSTSVLDGAAWLNTALKTRRYLHVVWLGIYRRALIEQKQLWFEPGLHHQDIPWTTEFMLNARRVRYTEQVLYRYYLHDASISNRKRTGQRNVEYQRHYLKIARMLEEINARYRESVTIYPAFHAQITHEALSVCHCVRREPDPDAKQAIIEDIFTSKTHLRMLRNARGLKQWYQLLLWLSRLWRWRDK from the coding sequence ATGACAGGACAGCCTGATTCTTCTCCTTTGCTCAGCATCATCTCTCCCATGTACAACGCGGGCGAGATGTTCGATGCCTTTATGCAGTCGCTGCTGGCGCAGACCCTGACCTCGCTGGAAATCATTATCGTCGACGACGGCTCTACCGACGATTCCGGCGCGCGCGCCGACGCCTGGGCGGCACAGCATCCCCATATCCGGGTGATTCATCAGGAAAACGGCGGCGTATCGCGCGCGCGCAATGCCGGACTGCGCGTGGCGCGCGGCAAATATGTCACCTTTCCCGACTCAGACGACACCATGCGACCGGAGATGTACAAGACGCTGGTAGAGATGGCGGAGCAGGACGATCTCGACGCCGCGCAGTGCAACGCCGAATGGTATTTTCAGCGCGACCAGCGCACCAGACCGATGATCCCGCTGGATCGCCTGCGCAGCACGTCGGTGCTGGACGGTGCGGCCTGGCTTAACACCGCGCTGAAAACGCGGCGTTACCTGCATGTGGTCTGGCTGGGCATCTACCGTCGGGCGCTGATCGAGCAGAAGCAACTCTGGTTCGAACCGGGTCTGCATCATCAGGATATTCCCTGGACCACCGAGTTTATGCTCAATGCGCGGCGCGTCCGCTATACCGAGCAGGTGCTCTATCGTTATTACCTGCACGACGCCTCGATCAGCAACCGCAAACGCACCGGCCAGCGCAACGTAGAGTATCAACGTCACTATCTGAAGATCGCCCGCATGCTGGAGGAGATCAACGCGCGCTATAGAGAGAGCGTGACGATTTACCCCGCTTTTCATGCGCAAATCACTCACGAAGCGCTGAGCGTCTGCCACTGCGTGCGCCGCGAGCCCGATCCAGACGCAAAACAGGCGATTATCGAGGATATCTTCACCAGCAAAACGCACCTGCGTATGCTGCGCAACGCGCGCGGCCTCAAGCAGTGGTATCAGCTGCTGCTGTGGCTGAGTCGCCTCTGGCGCTGGCGCGACAAATAA
- a CDS encoding polysaccharide deacetylase family protein, whose protein sequence is MEKPAFLITLDTEGDNLWRNRSGQVTTHNVRFLPRFQALCEKYGFKPTWLTNYEMASDPAYVDFARDLLARGQGEVGMHLHAWHSPPAHALTDDDWRYQPYLIEYPEQILRDKVAFMTDLLETTFQTKMRSHRAGRWAFNEIYAQALVDNGYLVDCSVTPRVDWRGSAGAPQGKGGTDYSRFPDRAYFLDLNDISQPGQSGLLEVPMSIQYRHGPFASQLKKSWDRLRGKRRGPSVNWLRPVGGNLAQMKRVAEQSLGQGADYVEFMLHSSEFMPDGSPTFKNEADIERLYDDLEQLFSWLQSRTQGMTLTEFALQKKQQLLPAV, encoded by the coding sequence ATGGAAAAACCAGCATTTTTAATTACGCTTGATACTGAAGGCGATAACCTGTGGCGCAACCGTAGCGGCCAGGTCACAACGCATAACGTTCGTTTTCTGCCGCGTTTTCAGGCGCTGTGCGAAAAATATGGTTTTAAACCCACCTGGCTGACCAATTACGAGATGGCGAGCGATCCCGCCTATGTCGATTTTGCCCGCGATCTGCTGGCGCGCGGACAAGGCGAAGTGGGCATGCACCTGCACGCCTGGCACAGTCCGCCCGCGCACGCACTGACCGACGATGACTGGCGCTATCAGCCCTACCTGATTGAATATCCCGAGCAGATCCTGCGTGACAAAGTCGCCTTTATGACCGATCTGCTGGAGACAACGTTTCAGACTAAAATGCGCAGCCATCGCGCAGGACGCTGGGCGTTCAACGAAATCTATGCGCAGGCGCTGGTGGATAACGGCTATCTGGTGGACTGTTCCGTTACGCCGCGCGTTGACTGGCGCGGCTCCGCCGGCGCGCCACAGGGAAAGGGCGGCACGGATTACAGCCGTTTTCCCGACCGCGCCTATTTTCTCGATCTCAACGATATCTCGCAGCCTGGCCAGTCTGGCCTGCTGGAAGTGCCCATGAGCATTCAGTATCGGCATGGCCCTTTCGCCAGCCAGCTGAAAAAAAGCTGGGACAGGCTGCGAGGCAAACGGCGAGGCCCCTCGGTAAACTGGCTCAGGCCCGTCGGCGGCAACCTGGCACAGATGAAGCGGGTGGCCGAGCAGAGCCTGGGTCAGGGCGCTGACTATGTGGAGTTTATGCTGCACTCCTCCGAGTTTATGCCCGACGGTAGCCCGACCTTTAAAAATGAAGCGGATATTGAACGCTTATATGACGATCTGGAGCAGCTGTTTAGCTGGTTGCAAAGCCGCACGCAAGGCATGACGCTGACCGAGTTCGCCCTGCAGAAAAAGCAGCAGCTACTCCCGGCGGTATAG